The genomic interval TCAAAGAATGAGGCTTCCATCCAAATGGAAAATGAGATTTACAGTTTGAAACAAAGTCTGCAACTCATCCAGAGCGACATGCAGACAGAGAAAAGAATGAGAAAGGGACTTGATGATGCAGTTGCAAGCCTTTCAGCACAGTTTGAGGAAAAAGAATGTCAGCTGTTATCTTTATATGAAGGAAAAATGGAAGTGGCACAGCTGCAGGATATGATTTTGGAGTTAGAAAGAACAAACATTGGGTATAAGGATCAACTTATGAAGAGTGAAGAAAGCCGAAGTAGTTTAGAGAGTGAGAACTCATCCTTGAAAGTTGAAGTTGTGGATGTGAGAAATCAATTGGCAGAACTTCTCGAGACTTCACTGGCCTCTGAAATTGAAGTTACAGTTATGCAAAGTCATTTCTGTGACAGGATGCAGGATTCCTTTGCACAACTTAAGACAGTAGAAAGAAAGCTCGAGGAGATGACCTTAAAAAATGCAGATCTTATTGCTTCACTTGACACACTTGCTGAGAAAGAATCACTGTTAAtagacaaaaaaggaaagttatctatagTTCTTCAGTCATTACAatctgattttgatattatttttcgGGAGAAAGAGAGCCTTATTGATTACGTAAACAAAAAAAATGCAGAACTTGAAGAGGTGCAGCTTAGAGCTGCAACAGTGGAAGCTGACAGTAATTGTCACATGAAGAAATATGAAGGTGAGATTTGTCAACTGAAAAACATTATGATCTTTTGTGAAGAAGAAGTGTGCAACTTAAGGTCATCTAGGGATGCATTAGAAATTACAAATGTGGTACTGAAATCTAAACTAGAGGAACAACATATAAAAATATCATTGCTTGAGGAATGTGAGTCTCAGTTGAGAGCCTTGCAAGAGCACAACGAGGAGTTTAGTTGTAGACTCTCAGAACAGGTATTGAAGACAGAAGAATATAAGAGAACCTGTCCAACCTTCTAAGGGAACAAAGAGATAAAGCAGAGGCAGTGTGTCTTCAGGCTCGAGAAAAGGAGAATGAGAGATCATCATAGGAGTCACTGAGAATTGCTTTTATTAAAGAACAGTATGAGTCCAAGATCCAGGAGCTGAAAAATCAGTCGTTTGTCTCCAAGAAGTATGCAGAAGAAATGCTATTGAAATTGCAAAATGCTCTTGATGAAGTTGAGAGCAGAAAGAAAACTGAGGTTTCTCTAGTGAAAAAGTTTGAAGAGTTGTCAGAGAAAATATCTAATTTGGAGTGTGAGCTAGTTACAGTTCTGACTGAGAGAAAAGAATTAGCCAATGCTGATGATAGGATAACCAATGAACTGGAGTGCACTGTCCTGAACCTCGAGTGTTGCAGGGAAAAAAACGTGAAGCTTGAAAACTCCCTGAAGAAATGCAATGCTGAGAAGCTAAAGCTCGAAGATTCCTTAAAGGAGTGtaatgaagaaaaaaataatgTGAGAGTTGAGCTTGACCTGGTTAAGAGGTTGTTTGAAAATTTGGCCTTAGATGTATCTGTTAACCATGAAGGCAATAGTGACTCTGATTTCCCTTCCATAACGTCAATTGAGCAAATTTTGCAAGATGACAGCTTTGAATTGTCAGCAGTCTTCCAAGAATTGCCAAATTACAAAGATACTAATTTGGGAATAGATGCTTCAACTGTGGATTTCACAAATTCTCCAAAGGATACAGATGTTGGAGATCTGCTGCCAACTATTGCTGATGAGAAATCATGCTCTTATTCCCCTCCAAATTCAACAGCTTTTAAGGTAACTGTAGTTTCACATTGgattgtagttttttttttttaaatatggtaCACACTTAGAATTTCATGAAAGTTAACGTTAGTTTTTTATATGCCATGCACCACTTCTATTTCAGGATACTGAAAGTGCACTTGGACAACAAACCAAATTCACAGACAATATAACAGATATAACTGACATTGAGGAGCACTTCAAAGAGCAGCAGAAGTTGATGTCTGGCATAAGCATGCTATAGAAGGAGGTAAATTCACCAACTTTAATATAATTTACAACTTGGAAGGTACTCAATCATAACCAAGGCTTTACTATTGGAGGTCATTCCTCTGACAGTAATCTGCAGCCATTATGCATCAACAAAGTAGAATTGGGTGGTTTGGCTCCCTTCATGTTTAATAATCAGTACGGTTAACATCAATCTGatacttctattttcttttaaatctttGCAGTTGGAGAAGCTAAGAAATGAGAATATATCATCACTAATTCCTTTAGAAGGCCAATTTCTTTCATCCCATCAGATTTTAGAGAGATTTATCACAACTTGACCTGGTATGTATGACTTACAATGATCATGTGGTACACTGAATAATTATATAATTCTTCTTGGGCCATATGTCAATCTGGAACTTCCCTTGGTTAGGCAAATGAGCAACTGGGAAGCATTTTTCCTTTATTCAAGGAACTTCCTGAAAGTGGCAACGCATACTTGCTTTGGAACTTGAGCCTGCAGAAGCATTGCAGTCAAAAAAATATCAGATTTTCACGTACAAAGGTATTCATTCTTTCAATCATTGTTTGTAATtggcatttttttttcttctgtatTTCCTAGGTTTATTCCTAGCAAAATTTCCTGTATCTTTTTTCAAAGCTTCAGTCATGGGATTCATTGAGCAAAGTAATACAACATGTCAACATGCACAAGCAACCTACCTGATTTCGCTACTAGTTTATGCATATTGCAAGGAGACAGGAGAACTAATCTTTGCTAATTTGTGATTGAATAGGGCCCCCTTCAATATATTTTAGTAGTCAATAAAGGCTAAATATATGGCCCCCAAAACGCAACATTTAGCATTAAAAGCTAACAGAGTTCCTAAGCAGGTGCCTTCCAAGGTTCTTTTACGTATATAAAAATACACATGTATGTTGCTTCAACATCTGCTCTAATGGAAGTAAATCCATTTTATTGTTGATGCGGAGTACACTGAATCTGTGAGAAAAGATTACTTTTGAGAAGATCACCAGTGTGGTACAGCTGTTGCAGCTGGTAGACCTTTGCAGGTACTGCAGCTTGAAGATTGGCTGGAGGTGCAACTGGAAGAGTGCTGGATCATGCAGATACGGTCATGGTTTTGTGAGGGTTAGTTGCTCAAAGAGTAGGAGTTGTGCGTTGAGGACTTGAAGGAGATCCCAAGTATAATATGTGAGGCGGGAAGCCCTTGTGACAAAAGAGGCATGACCTGCAGGAAGACAATTGTGGAGGATGTGCAGGTGCTTTGGTGCCAAGTAAAGAGACCCACCCGTTATCTCTCAATTCCATATTGGATAGGTTTCCTTCAATATATAAACTGCAGCATCATGGATCTATATGCAACAAATTAAAACACAACATAATGTAAAACACAATCTAACAACTTAATGATGTGAAATAAAAGTCTTGCACAAGGCATTACAGTAAATTTGTTTCTGATATAGCCAATTATGTAACAATGTTTGCCGCATTCATTTAGTTTAGCTTACACACAAATATAAGTATTGTTTGGCTGTCAGAAATGTATCTTTGCAAATTGAATTCAGGCTCTGGATTGATTATAAGCACTCATCATGACTTCGTTTGACTGGCATGCAGCTCATTCCTGAAACAACATGACAACGAGGCATTAGTGTTCCAGAGCTTCAGGCACATCAATGAACTGATAAAAGAGATGCTGGAGTTGAAGACTCGATATACTGCCGTTGAAACTCTTGAATTTGTATTTTTCCTTATGCGTATTAGTTCTGTCCTGATATTTGTATTTTAGTTCTTCGATGATccaatctctcttgcaatagatgcTGCTGTTCGCTTGCAGCCGCTTTGTAGTGAAAAAAGTGAAAAAGAATCAGGTGAACTTTCATATACCACCCGTCTTCTGGTATCCACTTTGCAGATTGGTTGCCTGATTGGCAAAGCTGGATCAATCATCTCTGAGATGAGGGGGACTACACGAGCCAACATATGTGCGCTTTCAAAAGATAATGTTCCGAATGTTTCTTCTGAAGATGATGAGATGGTTCAGGTAAGCAATTATTATTTCTTATTTCCCCGCATGTTTTTTGTAATTTCTGTACATACTATTATGTGCCATTATACTGGTTTTATACAGATTAGTGGAGAGATTGGCGTTGCAAGAGATGCACTTGTCCATGTGACAACTCATCTAAAAGCCAATTTATTTGAAAGGGATAGTACATCAGCTGCACATGGTTCTTCTGCTCCTCACCATCGTTTTCCAGTTGATGCTTCTGATGGTCCAAAATATCATGGAGGCCGGGATAATAAATCACATGGTCATGGGTTTTCATATTCTGGTGGATATGGTGCTTCCCGTAATTTGCTGCCATCTGATACTTATGCAGGCTATGGCAGTTCTCAAGTATGTTTTGTCCCCCTTGAAATATCTTGATATCTTAATTTAGAATAATTATCTCTATCTATATTCTCTTCATGTTTTGTTTGGTCAATCTGCATGTTAGCTTGCTGAAATTCTACTAATGATTTGTAGCTACCTTTAGGGTGGTGGTAGCAATTACAGTTCATATGATGGATACTCTTCCCGTTATGGAAACATTGGGTAACagtttatttgtttttttatttcttatttcatTTGCAGTTTTAAAATGTTTGCCATTAATGCTTTACAAGGAACCTTATGGTTGGAGGTTTATAGAGATTATTAGAATAAGTCCATTCAGGATCATTGAAAAATGAAACACCTTTTTTAGTATTACCCCAACTAATTTAGTTTTGGACTGCAGCAATCAGTAAATTTGAAGTTATAATTTAGATGAGTACTGTTTAAAGTAAAATCTAGAATCTCGTGTATCTTTAACccccacgagttaggcctttatataggaaagTAGATATACGGTAATGGATGGGTTGGGGAGGAACTGGAGCACCGCTGTGACGATTTCAGACCTGTCTGTTCTCGATGAAGAGGAGAGCAAAATTGCTTCTTTGTCAATAATGCAAAAGGACGAAGATAGTGACGATTTATCAATAATTTTACAGGCAAAGCCTAAGCCTGAAAAGTATAATCAACTGCAATCTCCACAATATGACCAGCAGGAAAATCTCAGTGTTGATGATGCCCTGTACAAACGGCTGGAAACTGCTCTCAATGAATTGGAAAACTCAAGAAGGGGAgcgccgctgtgccctagccgcgcgAGAAGAGGAAAACGCGAAGAAGGGCGTCGGGCGTTGTGTGTTTGGCGTCCACGAAACAGCAGGCGGGCGTCGGGCGTCCACGAGGCGGAGCTCAGCGTCCACGAACCAGCAGGCGAAGCTCGATGCTGGAGAACTCGCGCGGTGCGGCGCTGGAGAACTCGCTCGCGCGGTGCGGCGCTGGAGAAGAACTCGCGCGGCGCTGGAGAAGAACACGCGCGTCGCTGGAGAAGAACTCGCGTCGCTGGAGAAGAACTTGCGCGTCGCTGGAGAAGAACTTGCGCGTCGTGCGGTGCGGCGCTGGAGAACTCGCGCAG from Zingiber officinale cultivar Zhangliang chromosome 6B, Zo_v1.1, whole genome shotgun sequence carries:
- the LOC121988771 gene encoding sporulation-specific protein 15-like isoform X1 — its product is MQVIASLEQFKQEATENILQLLKENMNNIKEERDISQRSQNNTELNYLNMKQKFESDINAVTEKLVMSNALVEKLQKELQNASEKLKISSDTEEKTESINRELSSKLATLEMELQQTVEENKDLVNQLILLATVKEDLAKTQISLTYCMEEKRSLLLSIQSKNEASIQMENEIYSLKQSLQLIQSDMQTEKRMRKGLDDAVASLSAQFEEKECQLLSLYEGKMEVAQLQDMILELERTNIGYKDQLMKSEESRSSLESENSSLKVEVVDVRNQLAELLETSLASEIEVTVMQSHFCDRMQDSFAQLKTVERKLEEMTLKNADLIASLDTLAEKESLLIDKKGKLSIVLQSLQSDFDIIFREKESLIDYVNKKNAELEEVQLRAATVEADSNCHMKKYEGEICQLKNIMIFCEEEVCNLRSSRDALEITNVVLKSKLEEQHIKISLLEECESQLRALQEHNEEFSCRLSEQVLKTEEYKRTCPTF